The sequence below is a genomic window from Tachysurus vachellii isolate PV-2020 chromosome 2, HZAU_Pvac_v1, whole genome shotgun sequence.
gtgtgtgtgtgtgtgtgtgtgcatagtgcCCTGCTATAGCTTGCTGTCCCATCTAGGTTTTATTCCTACCTCACGATCAGTGATCCAGGAATAGACTCCAGATCAACTGACACGCCGATCCAGGAAAAGGCGATTATAAAGGATGAATTCTGACTGTAGATTTTGATTTGTGATTTCAACTCCATTggatgaaatgcttttctgtatAACAGGGTAAGACTGGAGAATTACCGAAAGGTCCCGAGCCTCCATTCTTCAAAGAAAGTCAGCTGATCTCACTGATACCAGCTGTGCCTGCAGataaaacaccaacaaacactaCCTTCGGTGAGGTCCTGGAGCAGGTCAATCCTCTTTATAAAGTGGTGAGTTTATAAAAACAGATTCTGCTTAATCTAACTATAGAGATAGATTCTTTACAGTTCTCAATGTTCTCACACACAGCGACTGGAGACTATGGACTTCCAGTGAGAGCTTCACATGCACACCTGTTGGTGTTGACTTGGTGCAGTAACTaccaatgggagtgaagacagtaaAGCTTATGTGATCCATGGGGcgaaaaaaaactttacaaatgGTTCTCTCTTGCTAAAAATGGTTCTTTAGGCTATGCAATGTTCTTAAAGCTCTAGGAAAAATGGGGTTCTTTTAAGAAGCTTTTACTAAAAGGGTCTTTGGGGGAACCAAAAATGTTTCCGCTGATGTGCATCCTGGCACCTTTATTTTTAAGGCTGTACCCACTATTGGTATTATTACTATGCCTAATTCACAGTACAGCCACTGGCTACTTGCTGAGACaaaaatcactgtatgtgtaAACATTAAACTTCAAATGGTTCTGACTAAGCTTTTTTTTGCTGGACTAACGTTATGTTTGTGCAGGGAGAAGTCGCATATGTCACTTTTGTTGCTGGAAACCCCAGAAACTCCGGAGACATGGTGGGGCAATAGAAAGTTAATGCTACACTTCTTATAAATGACTAACCTACAACCTGCAATCCAGGTCCTAATCCGTGATCCTTTTGATTGCAGAGAGACAAGACCTTCGTCACAGTGGAGAGGTTTCTGACGAGTAGCAGCACATGGGAGGTTGTTCATACAGATGCATCATGGGAGACACGGTAGGGGAGATTTAATGTGTATATTAATCAGCTACTGTATAATGtattgtttttcagtttttattcaaAGCAAAACCTTGGCTACTTATGAGATCAATTCCCCAAGGTTGTACTGAGACTAAGTTATCTTACACAGTGGACTCACTCGCTGATAAGGCAGAAGCTGAGTCAGGGCCATGCTGTTAGATATCACTGCACCAATAAGAAACACAGGGCCTCTGAGAGTTTAAGTATATGCTATCTAAGCCTGGTTATAGTGATGACATTGGTTCTCTGAACAGTTCAGACAGGTTTAAAAGTTAAGAGTGATGACAGAGAGATTAGATCAtgagtaaggtgtgtgtgtgtgtgtgtgtgtgtgtgtgtgtgtttgtgtgtgtgtgtgttacagatttCACTGGATTAAAGGGACGGGTGGTCAGAGCAACGCCACAGTGGAGTGGCATATCCCTCTCTCAGCCATGACCGGCACCTACAGGATTCGTCACTTTGGACACTCCAAAAAGTTCGGTTTTCCCAGTCCTGTGATCACTCCATATGAAGGCACTTCAGATACGTTCAGGGTCACCAAAACACTCTAttccttttaaatgtttaaccaataagttaaatgtaatgtaatgatgactgtttatgtgtgtaaagtgtgtgtctatgtgtttggACTGTATGAAATAAATGCTTTGCAGTTATTcaaaaaaatctggaaaaatGTTGCTTTTGTTTCAAAAACAACGCATAAAATGCCAAAGAATTGAACAGAATTTATTGATAGCCAGTTGACACATCGAGAATTAtcccatctctccctctcattcGCAGCATAATGATGTATTGAATTAGGAAATCCTCCCTGTCACACTCAAAGTGTCACACTCAAAGTGTCACACCCTGACATTGAACTCCTAGCTCTTACGGCAGTCATTGAGTCAGATGATTTGCAATATCCTAACACGTCTTACAAATAGCGCTGGAATccatgtataaaaataagttCTAAGTGCTTAACACACTTTAATACTGTCACTGTTTACACATCTGACAAAATGTCACACTCTTCATTCGACAAAACGATGAGGTGGGATATTCAAAGGGTTTTAGTAGGTAGCAAGCTTGGAAATAATATAGCACagagaaaaatattataaagctaaaaaaacttacttaaaaatagaaaaaaagaacatgaatagtttttttttgctatattaAAAATtcctgatatattttttattaaagtaaatactGAAACACTTGCACAACAACTCAAGGCTGTACGGCTGTATGACATCTGTGTGTTATGTGGTATTACAGTATTATAGTCCTATCTGTACATTTAATGGTAGTTTTAATAACTGTAAAAGACCTCAATTTAAATCCTGATCTCATAGCCAGGATTATTTTCCAGCCTTTTCTCTTTTAACAGTACTGATGCTATCTAATgacttatttttctgtaaccaGACAAAAACTGTTTGATATAATAAAAGGCAAACTGGATAAAGGTGGCATTCAAGAGACATTAGCTTTTGAGACAAATTTTATACAGAATGGATGTTCCTGATGTCGAATGGCCACATCAGACACCGGGCTGCTTCTGAGTTTTTAGAATACACCGTAAGCATCTCCTCGGGTGGTGACGGCGAACGCTGGGTAAGCCTCGTAGGTGGTGTAAGCTGCTATGTCCTGCCCCAGAGACAGAGTTTGTTTAAGCTGAGAAGCAGCAACGGTGCCGGTGGTGTTGGCGATCGCATAACCTGGAAATAGATGTGGTGAGAAATAAGAAATGTAAGtatttagaagaaaaaacatagaagcctttattatcaccacatatacattacagcacagtggaattcttttcttcacatactccaactgaggaggttggggtcagagtgcaagggcagctatgatacagtgcccctggagcagggagggttgagggccttgctcaagggcccagcagtggcagcttggctgtgctggggcttggaccccgatcctctgatcaacaacccagagccttaaccagttgagccaccactgcgtCTAATCAGCTCCGTAGTTCAGGTTAGTCGGCCATTTTAagtgctgtgtctctctcaaacacaaaatccttccAGTGCACAAGAACATTAGATCCTAAAAAATTCCCACAATGcataacaacaaaacaggaagcATCATCGATGCTCACTTTGTTCCCTTACTGGAAATGACGTCTCATCCGACTTCAATGGATAACTTCAATGTAGACTTCCGACCTACAAACGTAAGTAACGGTACCGTTGTTGTTGCTCTCAAATCATTAATCACGTTAgctatttttatctttatttgacAGTTTATTTGAGGATAATTGCTTTTAAgagtttaatgattttttaagTCCTTTAGCTAGCCTACGTAATCCTTTGTGAAGTACAATGACAGAACAATACACTGATTCAAAGACTGTTGTAATTATTTTGTAAGGTCAGGTTATGGACAAAACACTAACCCTCTTAGTTGAAGTTAAGCTGTAAGTTTAGACTGGTATTATGTTGCTTATGAACAATATAGTATGCTAATCACGCTTCTTGTTATAggtttttaaagaaagatcAGTTCATCTTTGTCTAGTAGTGAGGACTGTCAACTAGTATTTGCTAGCAAACAAACTGCTCAAAATAGTTTGTATTAAGATATCATGAATTTTTCTTTGGATGCAGAACACTggatttttttagtttgttattAGTTTATAATTTTAGTTGGCCAAagtcaaacccaaatgtcttatAGTAACCTCCTACCACTTTTCTAGGAAGGCTTTCcgctagatgttggattgtgtccgtgtgaatttgtgttcatttagcctcaggagcattagtgagaacAGACTCTGTGAGTGAGGAGGTGTGGAGTTCATCTCAAAAGTGTTCAGTTTGTTGAGATTAACACACCAGGTCTTCTTCAAGGTGTACACTAACCCTACAGCACACAAAGACCTTCTAGGTGTGGAGTTCATCTCAAAAGTGTTCAGTTTGTTGAGATTAACACACCAGGATTTCTTCAAGGTGTACACTAACCCTACAGCACACAAAGACCTTCTAGGTGTGGAGTTCATCTCAAAAGTGTTCAGTTTGTTGAGATTAACACACCAGGTCTTCTTCAAGGTGTACACTAACCCTACAGCACACAAAGACCTTCTAGGTGTGGagttcatcccaaaagtgttcagtttGTTGAGATTAACACACCAGGTCTTCTTCAAGGTGTACACTAACCCTACAGCACACAAAGACGTTCTAGGTGTGGAGTTCATCTCATAAGTGTTCAGTTTGTTGAGATTAACACACCAGGTCTTCTTCAAGGTGTACACTAACCCTACAGCACACAAAGACCTTCTAGGTGTGGAGTTCATCTCAAAAGTGTTCAGTTTGTTGAGATTAACACACCAGGTCTTCTTCAAGGTGTACACTAACCCTACAGCACACAAAGACCAAAGTCAATTCAAGAAGAACTTCTCAGGTCACTTAAACCTAAGCTCCAGAAGTGGCTTTGACCCATTAATGTATCttcaataaaattataaaaagtatATTACAGACCTTACATACCTGGGAATGCCACAGCGGCAGCAGAAGTGTCAGCGCCCTCTGTGTGTAGCCCAAGGGTCTGCAGTGTATGCTCGGCGGCATGGATTTTGGCTTCATCCACTGATGCGCACAGTTTAGTTGGGGTGAACGGATGTCTATTAATAAAGAATGGGAAGGATTAACGGTTAGGTGTGAGGGATGTTTGTGAAATTATTTGTCAATCCATTTCAATGAGCTGTGAGCTTACATGTTAGGGTACTGAGTGGCCAGAGCAGGGATGGTGACTTTATAAAGGAACAGTTGCCTCTGATCAGGTCCAATGGCAGAGTGAAGTTGGTACACTGGATGTCCCCAGTTATTCTTCTGACAAATATCCTCCAAAATCTGTAAAATGAGGGGCAGTATTTATAAAATAGCACCAGCAGCAGATTATAAAGAGACAGGATTCAGTCTGAGCGGTGTGAAATGTCAAACAACTTAACCCAGGATTTTGTTTACACAGAGTTCACAATCACCCAGGGAAATATTACAAGCATTACACTATTTGGTGAACTATCAACTATCATACAGTATAGTGAacagtttgcatgtttttttatgtaactctggatttcatccatccatcatccatccatccatccatcctctacaCCGCTCATCCGACTGGGTGTAAATGACCTCTTATTATtgtctaattttatttcattacctgtcatttatttaatattattattttagtatttgcTTTAATATGTGTAATATGTTATTAACTTTATTGTGAAGTTCATGCCTTTATTTTAAAGGATACTTGTGCTAGCGTGTGAAAAAAGGGACCCTTTTCTAACTTTTGTTTGTTCAGTGCCTGACTGAAAGGGGCACATGGTTGGTGTGAGTTTCATTTGGTTCCAGAGTTTATTGGTGAAATGTCTTTACAGCTCATTTTGATGCTATAAATTGCTAAATTGACGTTTGTCTATACAGAGTGCTATCTATAGGTCTTGTTTATAAGCAACAACTTTGAATAGCTGTGAACTATCAGTTTAACTGATGTTGGGACTGTTATTACTAGGAACCTGGTGCCTTTGCCCAAGATTCTCGGGGCACATGGTATTGTACATCCTgtacagtctctctcacacacacacactcacacacacacacactcacacacccattcatacaTTACGCACAACTTTAGAAATTCCAATCAGCCTAAAACACATGTCTGTGGactaggggaggaaactggtgtacctggaggaaacccttgTGGCATGGGGAGAACACGCAACTAGGTGTCATTTTGCATTTTAGTCTGGTTACCTGTGGAGCATGTTTGATTCCCTGTGGCTTCAGGGTGACGGGGTTCATGGGCGTGAGCTCCATGCCGGGAAGCAGGTCGTAGAGTTTGTCATCATGGTGTTTGTCAGACTTTAGCTGATATGTGGGGCAGCCACGGCCCACGCCTGCATAGGCGAGGTAGCCTCGACCGCCCAACCCGCGCACACCTGCCGCCCCTACAGGCATATTCATGTAAATTTCTAGGAATGCAAGAAGGCATTGAATCGAATCAAATCACCAGAAATCACCTGAGCTTCGATCAAGATTCAGAAAGCTCCAAGCCAGCACAGTACAGGCTCTGGTACGCCGTCTAAGTAGCTCTGATTTGTgatgtcattttatttgcagATTGATGCTGATGTCCCATTTTCTAGTAATCACATGACTGTATTATGCAGGCATGaagaacaaatttaaaaaaaaaaaagtgctgcacCAAATGCAACACGGGTCATCTGACGAGAAAACGTCACACGGTACAATGAAACATTCtcttatttttcatatttgtcTTCATACTTGTCTATTggactattattattaacattctATAGTTAGTGTATAATATATCTATTATACACAATTTGAACACTGATTTGTGAGAACTTGTGGAAGGCACTCACCTCTGACAGAGGGCGGACGCACCAGACCTCGAGTGCTGACATGGCCCTTAGCGGCAGGGAAGCGGAACTGTCCAGGGAGAGCTGCGTAAGCATGAGGTGCATAAAACACTGGAGCACCCAGGTACGCTGCTGAGGGGTCATACACCTGACCCAGCGTGTAGGTGTACTCGCCTTGCAGCAGAGCCGCCCCTCGGCCCCCTGTGCCTCGAGTGTAACGCACATAACTGTCTTTATCCACTGGCTTGGCCAGCGTCACTTCTATAGGAGAGCCGTCAATCACCTGAAGGAGTGATTAAAGAGTTTATTACCCACTGTGTCATTTGATCAAAATGTGTTACATTAAACCTGAATGAAGTGTACATGATGCAGCAATGCCACGAATTTCCATCACCTTTCCGTTCAACACGTTCATAGCTGCAATTGCATCGTCTCTCTGAGAGAAGTGAACAAACGCGTAGTCCCTGATCTTCTTTACCCTCTCCACTGCACCTGTAAGGATGTCACGTATATCCTTAAATCACATGAAGACCTCTTTAGGATTTCAATCAAAAATCCAAACTGAAGAGATGAAATATAAGATTTTATaagaatatttaatttcttatttttgcAATTTAATGTCAGATAGAAGGACTCTCTGAAAGGGGGACTGGttgtcattcactcactcactcactcattttctaccgcttatctgaactacctcgggtcacggggagcctgtgcctatctcaggcgtcatcgggcatcaaggcaggatacaccctggacggagtgccaacccattgcagggaaggttgtcattcattcatttgtttattcattcatctacagTAACCACTTTTTCCAGGTCATGGTAACTGTGGATCTTGAttctatcctgggaacactggacaGGAGTTGGGAATACACCATGGATGGGATACGAGTCCAGAGAAAGCCACCAAACACAAACCCATTTACACAATCATTCACACAAAGGGACGAGTTAGAGAAGCTTGATTATATCACAGGCATGTTTTTGAGGGACGGGAAGAAACCAGAAATCCTGGAGAAATCTCACAGACGGGgaagaacatgcacagaaactccAAGTTCAGGATTGAATCAGCAATCTTGAATATGAATGGATTCCTATTACACTGCTATGTAAATACCTTTAACtattgtttctttaatttcttcAAAATTACCAGGTTTGATGGCATTGAATTCCTTCTCAATGGTCTCTTCTGTTGTGGCCAGCATCAGGTTCCTGATGTAAAGGATCTTCACAGTGGACATCGTGTCCTCATCCACTTCCACTTCTGGCTCTGCCCAATCCACAGCAATGGCATGACCCCACAGCTGGATACGGCCTGTAGACACAACCACTACTTTATAAACCTTGAAACTGTACaccattaaaaaatatgaaaaatataaaaagtcttCCACTTCAAGCAAAACCTGAACTTTGCAAACTATGTAAAAAACCTTCAAGGAATTCTTTATTCTACGAACTATGATCACTTTTACTCTCCCAGGGTGTTTTCAACCCTTTTTTACCAGgagaaacaaattattttatgatTTCTGAAGTCTGATATCAGTGTAATATGTTTTCCACACACAGAATTTTACTGCATGAACATAACGCCTTAGAGCGCAGAAATGGGTTGGATATCACAATTTgttttaaagatataaacatCTGTGTGAAAAGATTTGTATGTGTGACATGAATTGTGAAAAATGTCTAAATACCAGGCAGCAGTTTCCTCCTGGCCATGGCTGCAGCACGGTGGCTCTCGTATTCCACGAAGGCAAAGCCTCTATTCTTGCTCTTGTCAGCTGCACTGGGGTAAACGATCACCTCCACCACACCATCCGTCACCTTCTTCATCTCAGCCAGGATCTCCTCTTTCTTCTTGGTTTTTGGGATGCCTCCCACAAACAGCCGGCAGTTATCCACACTTGCACACACGCCCAGCAGACGACCGTTCCTAAAGCAAAGTCAGGAAATGACTCTCGGTTCGACGAGTCGCAATGCAATCTCTAAACCAATCAGATTCTATTTCAAAATATTGTCCTACCTAATTTCATAATTGTTGAGATACTTCATGGCATTCTTGGCTTCTTGTTTAGCACTGAAGGTGACGAAAGCATAACCTCGGTTGTTCCCATTGAAATCCATCATCATCCGTACTTCATATATTTTGCCAAACTGTAAACAAACGGAGCAAGAATAAGGACGTCTCATACTGTAACAGTTCTCCATTTTAGGGTAATTCCAAGCTACAAGAgagcagaggtgggtagtaacgaattacatttacttcgttacatttacttgagtacattttttgggtaacttgtactttttgagtataattaaagatgcgtacttttactcttactcaagtagattt
It includes:
- the a1cf gene encoding APOBEC1 complementation factor isoform X2, yielding METNQKCGDGLTGTQKEAALRTLIQRTGYQLHQENGQRRYGGPPPDWEGPPPERGSEIFVGKLPRDLFEDELVPLCEKFGKIYEVRMMMDFNGNNRGYAFVTFSAKQEAKNAMKYLNNYEIRNGRLLGVCASVDNCRLFVGGIPKTKKKEEILAEMKKVTDGVVEVIVYPSAADKSKNRGFAFVEYESHRAAAMARRKLLPGRIQLWGHAIAVDWAEPEVEVDEDTMSTVKILYIRNLMLATTEETIEKEFNAIKPGAVERVKKIRDYAFVHFSQRDDAIAAMNVLNGKVIDGSPIEVTLAKPVDKDSYVRYTRGTGGRGAALLQGEYTYTLGQVYDPSAAYLGAPVFYAPHAYAALPGQFRFPAAKGHVSTRGLVRPPSVRGAAGVRGLGGRGYLAYAGVGRGCPTYQLKSDKHHDDKLYDLLPGMELTPMNPVTLKPQGIKHAPQILEDICQKNNWGHPVYQLHSAIGPDQRQLFLYKVTIPALATQYPNIHPFTPTKLCASVDEAKIHAAEHTLQTLGLHTEGADTSAAAVAFPGYAIANTTGTVAASQLKQTLSLGQDIAAYTTYEAYPAFAVTTRGDAYGVF
- the a1cf gene encoding APOBEC1 complementation factor isoform X1, translated to METNQKCGDGLTGTQKEAALRTLIQRTGYQLHQENGQRRYGGPPPDWEGPPPERGSEIFVGKLPRDLFEDELVPLCEKFGKIYEVRMMMDFNGNNRGYAFVTFSAKQEAKNAMKYLNNYEIRNGRLLGVCASVDNCRLFVGGIPKTKKKEEILAEMKKVTDGVVEVIVYPSAADKSKNRGFAFVEYESHRAAAMARRKLLPGRIQLWGHAIAVDWAEPEVEVDEDTMSTVKILYIRNLMLATTEETIEKEFNAIKPGAVERVKKIRDYAFVHFSQRDDAIAAMNVLNGKVIDGSPIEVTLAKPVDKDSYVRYTRGTGGRGAALLQGEYTYTLGQVYDPSAAYLGAPVFYAPHAYAALPGQFRFPAAKGHVSTRGLVRPPSVREIYMNMPVGAAGVRGLGGRGYLAYAGVGRGCPTYQLKSDKHHDDKLYDLLPGMELTPMNPVTLKPQGIKHAPQILEDICQKNNWGHPVYQLHSAIGPDQRQLFLYKVTIPALATQYPNIHPFTPTKLCASVDEAKIHAAEHTLQTLGLHTEGADTSAAAVAFPGYAIANTTGTVAASQLKQTLSLGQDIAAYTTYEAYPAFAVTTRGDAYGVF
- the a1cf gene encoding APOBEC1 complementation factor isoform X3, which gives rise to METNQKCGDGLTGTQKEAALRTLIQRTGYQLHQENGQRRYGGPPPDWEGPPPERGSEIFVGKLPRDLFEDELVPLCEKFGKIYEVRMMMDFNGNNRGYAFVTFSAKQEAKNAMKYLNNYEIRNGRLLGVCASVDNCRLFVGGIPKTKKKEEILAEMKKVTDGVVEVIVYPSAADKSKNRGFAFVEYESHRAAAMARRKLLPGRIQLWGHAIAVDWAEPEVEVDEDTMSTVKILYIRNLMLATTEETIEKEFNAIKPGAVERVKKIRDYAFVHFSQRDDAIAAMNVLNGKVIDGSPIEVTLAKPVDKDSYVRYTRGTGGRGAALLQGEYTYTLGQVYDPSAAYLGAPVFYAPHAYAALPGQFRFPAAKGHVSTRGLVRPPSVREIYMNMPVGAAGVRGLGGRGYLAYAGVGRGCPTYQLKSDKHHDDKLYDLLPGMELTPMNPVTLKPQGIKHAPQILEDICQKNNWGHPVYQLHSAIGPDQRQLFLYKVTIPALATQYPNIHPFTPTKLCASVDEAKIHAAEHTLQTLGLHTEGADTSAAAVAFPGM